The Xiphias gladius isolate SHS-SW01 ecotype Sanya breed wild chromosome 7, ASM1685928v1, whole genome shotgun sequence genome window below encodes:
- the LOC120792358 gene encoding claudin-17-like, with amino-acid sequence MRAKLEVLALVLGFIGLFGTVATTAMPMWRVSAFIGANLIVMEELWEGLWMNCWSQADIKLQCKVYDSMLILPPELQAARGLMCVSIVLVVISLCVTGCGTQRSNCCGDNIKSKNITLVFGGSLYLLSCLTTLIPVSWVGHTVIRKFYNPLVMDAEKRELGPALFIGWATCGILLITGIIILFSYSKRRSQEAEPYADAYLMALGDARKEGSVYLERTPSSFHKHQEYV; translated from the coding sequence ATGAGAGCAAAGCTGGAGGTCCTAGCCCTGGTCCTGGGCTTCATCGGCCTGTTTGGGACAGTAGCTACCACTGCCATGCCCATGTGGAGGGTCTCCGCCTTCATCGGGGCCAATCTGATCGTGATGGAGGAACTCTGGGAGGGCTTGTGGATGAACTGCTGGAGTCAGGCCGACATCAAGTTGCAGTGCAAGGTGTATGACTCAATGCTAATTCTCCCACCAGAGCTGCAAGCAGCCAGGGGGCTCATGTGTGTCTCCATAGTTCTGGTCGTCATCTCCTTGTGCGTCACAGGATGTGGGACCCAAAGGAGCAACTGTTGTGGTGACAACATAAAGAGCAAAAACATTACCCTGGTTTTTGGTGGGAGTTTGTATCTGCTGTCCTGTTTGACCACACTCATCCCTGTCAGCTGGGTGGGCCACACCGTCATCAGAAAATTCTATAACCCGCTGGTGATGGATGCTGAGAAACGGGAGCTGGGGCCCGCCCTCTTCATCGGCTGGGCCACTTGTGGTATTTTGCTGATCACCGGGATCATCATTCTGTTCAGTTACAGCAAACGCAGATCACAGGAGGCAGAGCCCTACGCTGATGCGTATCTTATGGCGTTGGGGGATGCCCGGAAAGAGGGTAGCGTCTACCTGGAGAGGACGCCATCCAGCTTTCACAAGCATCAAGAATATGTGTAA
- the LOC120792305 gene encoding claudin-8-like, which yields MASYTAYSGYSKPPQSYPGSYYDEKQATAYTDYQDSVYEEKKRLEKKDRRDAICCEVVALIIGFIGLIGVAAVTGLPMWKVTAFIEENIIVMETRWEGLWMNCYRQANIRMQCKVYDSLLFLPPDLQAARGLMCSSVALTCFALIVAAVGMKCTKVVDHRARTKHVVLVAGGCLFLMGCITTLIPVSWTGHVIIRDFYNPLLIDAQRRELGEALYIGWVTSALLFTAGVILLCRHAPRTQDPDERIVYNPGGNIYQPAYTYQPYTYQPAYTYQPPYSAPPPGSVAYTPSQY from the coding sequence ATGGCCTCTTACACTGCTTACAGTGGCTACAGCAAGCCACCTCAATCCTACCCAGGCTCTTACTATGATGAGAAACAGGCCACTGCCTATACAGATTATCAAGACTCTGtatatgaggaaaaaaagagacttgAGAAGAAGGACCGCCGGGATGCCATTTGTTGTGAGGTAGTGGCCCTCATCATCGGTTTCATTGGACTAATCGGAGTGGCAGCCGTGACAGGCCTGCCGATGTGGAAGGTGACGGCCTTCATCGAGGAGAACATCATTGTCATGGAGACCCGCTGGGAGGGATTATGGATGAACTGCTACAGACAAGCCAACATCAGGATGCAGTGTAAGGTGTACGATTCCCTGTTGTTTCTGCCCCCGGACCTCCAAGCTGCTAGGGGTTTGATGTGTAGCTCCGTGGCCCTGACATGTTTCGCCCTCATCGTCGCAGCAGTGGGGATGAAGTgtaccaaagtggtggaccatcGGGCTCGTACCAAGCATGTTGTTCTTGTGGCTGGAGGCTGTCTGTTCCTCATGGGCTGTATCACTACCCTAATCCCTGTGTCCTGGACCGGCCATGTCATCATCAGGGATTTCTACAACCCTCTGCTGATTGATGCCCAGCGCAGGGAGCTTGGGGAGGCTCTTTATATCGGCTGGGTGACCTCAGCTTTGCTTTTCACTGCCGGCGTGATCCTGCTGTGCCGTCACGCTCCCCGCACCCAGGATCCAGATGAGAGGATTGTGTACAACCCCGGGGGAAATATCTACCAACCTGCATACACATATCAGCCGTACACATACCAGCCAGCGTACACATACCAGCCTCCCTACTCTGCACCCCCACCGGGTTCTGTAGCGTATACACCAAGTCAGTACTAG
- the LOC120792030 gene encoding claudin-8-like: protein MANSALEIVALLLTLIGLIGAAASTGMPMWRVTAFIGENIIVFETRYEGLWMNCFRQADIRMQCKVYDSLLALSPDLQAARGLMCSAVALGGLGLLISLVGMQCTSCIENDDRAKRLVLIIAGSMIIMACICVLIPVSWTGHVIIRDFYNPLLIDAQRRELGEALYIGWVASAFLFAGGCMFTCCNLQSEGKGSERYVYSRASDYMAYPPQPLQPQQLLLLPQPQPQPQPVLSRHPSTIYTYHSRHPSVRSGVAYL from the coding sequence aTGGCCAACTCAGCATTGGAGATAGTGGCTCTTTTATTGACCCTGATTGGGCTGATTGGGGCAGCAGCCAGCACTGGGATGCCGATGTGGCGAGTCACAGCTTTCATTGGGGAAAACATCATTGTGTTTGAGACTCGCTACGAGGGTCTGTGGATGAATTGCTTTCGGCAGGCCGACATCAGGATGCAGTGTAAGGTGTACGACTCTCTCTTGGCCCTATCCCCTGACCTACAGGCGGCACGGGGCCTCATGTGCTCCGCTGTGGCGCTGGGTGGCCTCGGTCTGCTGATCAGTTTGGTGGGGATGCAGTGCACGTCATGCATTGAAAACGATGATCGGGCAAAGCGACTGGTCCTCATCATTGCAGGAAGCATGATCATAATGGCTTGTATCTGCGTCCTTATCCCTGTCTCGTGGACGGGTCATGTCATCATCAGGGACTTCTACAACCCTTTGCTGATCGACGCCCAGCGCAGGGAGCTTGGAGAGGCTCTGTACATCGGCTGGGTGGCCTCCGCGTTCTTGTTCGCTGGAGGATGCATGTTCACTTGCTGCAACCTGCAGTCCGAAGGCAAAGGTTCAGAGAGGTACGTGTACTCCAGGGCCTCCGACTACATGGCGTATCCTCCACAGCCTCTGCagcctcagcagctgctgctacTTCCCCAGCCGCAGCCCCAACCACAACCAGTGCTGTCAAGACACCCATCAACTATCTACACCTACCACTCCAGACACCCCTCTGTACGCAGTGGGGTGGCTTATCTCTGA
- the LOC120792314 gene encoding claudin-8-like gives MLQGVSEVAAVCVGLVGLIGAAAATGMPMWKVTAFIGENIIVMETRWEGLWMNCYRQANIRMQCKVYDSLLFLPPELQAARGLMCCSVALSGLGLLVALAGMRCTSCVQGNDWAKTIILLAAGVMQLMACICVLIPVSWTGHVIIRDFYNPLLIDAQRRELGEALYIGWVTGAFLFASAMLFVCRHLPSDKGSFEVYHPANLPGYRPAPNKPTLMRYNPISSVSSLRSIAYPPSLPNGGSVGPRLAMPLENIPQVMTNDGALIKPPAVYYPGPPENVSLLYQGSMAHHSSLRSSNHVGSMYTPGTSLYTGQHTTPHSLIYTANPTASYQSSFHPVPQTPVFIGYTASRIQPESHSGSSPGIYI, from the coding sequence ATGCTTCAAGGTGTTTCAGAGGTAGCCGCGGTGTGTGTCGGCCTGGTCGGGCTGATCGGGGCGGCGGCTGCTACAGGGATGCCCATGTGGAAGGTGACAGCTTTCATTGGAGAGAACATTATTGTGATGGAAACCCGCTGGGAGGGCTTGTGGATGAACTGCTACCGACAGGCCAACATTAGGATGCAGTGTAAGGTGTATGACTCACTGCTGTTCCTGCCCCCGGAGTTACAGGCAGCCAGGGGTCTGATGTGCTGCTCTGTGGCCCTGTCGGGGCTGGGGCTCCTCGTGGCTCTGGCAGGGATGAGGTGTACCTCCTGCGTTCAGGGTAATGATTGGGCCAAGACCATTATCCTGTTGGCTGCAGGTGTTATGCAGCTCATGGCATGCATCTGTGTCTTAATCCCTGTGTCGTGGACAGGTCACGTCATCATTAGAGATTTTTACAATCCTCTGCTGATTGATGCCCAGAGAAGGGAGCTAGGAGAGGCTCTCTACATCGGTTGGGTGACCGGCGCCTTCCTTTTCGCCTCAGCGATGTTGTTTGTCTGCCGCCATTTGCCCTCAGACAAAGGCTCGTTCGAAGTGTACCACCCGGCCAACTTGCCCGGTTACAGGCCAGCACCCAACAAGCCAACTCTGATGAGGTATAATCCCATCTCCAGTGTTTCAAGCCTCCGATCCATTGCATACCCGCCTTCTCTGCCGAACGGTGGCTCCGTTGGACCACGACTTGCAATGCCACTGGAAAATATCCCTCAAGTAATGACAAATGATGGAGCCCTGATCAAGCCTCCCGCCGTCTATTACCCAGGTCCGcctgaaaatgtgtcactgttaTATCAAGGTAGCATGGCTCACCATTCCTCCCTGCGGAGTTCTAACCATGTTGGAAGCATGTATACTCCGGGGACCTCCTTGTACACAGGCCAACACACCACGCCACATTCCTTGATTTATACCGCTAATCCCACTGCCTCCTACCAGTCCAGTTTCCATCCGGTGCCACAAACTCCCGTTTTCATAGGATACACGGCATCAAGGATTCAACCAGAGTCTCACAGTGGGAGCAGTCCtggtatatacatataa